GCTGGAAAAGAAACGTCCATTATTAAGATCGTCGACAAAATTCTATGTGAAGCCGTTGAGGAGGGTGCGAGCGATATTCATATTGAACCTGCGGAGTCCAAACTCATGGTTCGGTTTAGAGTAGACGGTATATTGAGAGAACAGGCCTCTTTTATCATGAACCTCCACCCCGCGATTACCTCGAGGATTAAAATCCTGTCCAATCTCGATATTTCGGAAAGGTCCAAACCACAAGATGGAAGAATTAATTTTATTCATCAAAAAAAAGAAATCGATCTTCGGGTTTCTCTTCTTCCCACTCAATATGGTGAAAAAGTCGTTCTCCGCATTTTGGATAAGACCAATATTCAACTGAAATTGGCGGATCTGGGATTTTTAGAGGACAACTACAAACGCCTGTCAAAAGTTATTTTTCAGCCCCACGGAATGGTTCTTGTCACCGGCCCTACAGGAAGTGGAAAGAGCACCACTCTGTACGCCGCCTTAAATACGATTCGGTCTATTGAGAAAAATATCATTACAGTTGAAGACCCGGTAGAATATCAACTGCCCCTGATCAACCAGGTACAGGTTAACCTTAAGAAGGATCTGACTTTTCCAACGGCCCTCCGGGCCATTTTAAGACAGGACCCCGATATTATTATGATTGGCGAAATTCGTGATACGGTGACAGGGAAAATCGCCACGGAATCCGCTTTGACCGGCCATCTTGTTTTAAGTACGCTCCATACGAATGATGCCATTTCTTCGGTGACGCGGCTGGTCGATATGGGAATTGAATCGTTTTTGCTCGGTTCGTCGTTATTGGGTGTGGTGGCGCAACGGCTGGTTAGAAAAATATGCCAGGAGTGCAAGGAAGCTTATACGCCAAAACCGGTGGAATTGGACCGTCTGGAACTGGGCGACCTTTCAAATTCCGGAGTGACTTTTTTTAAAGGAAAAGGGTGTCAGAAATGTAAGAATAATGGTTATAAAGGGAGGACCGGTATTCATGAGGTTTTATTGGTTGACGAAACCCTGCGGGAAATGATCATTGAACGGGCATCGTCAGAAAAAATGAGACAGACAGCCTTGAAAAACGGCTTTACGGATATGCGGTTTGACGGACTAAAAAAAATATTCTCCGGGGTGACAACCACTGAGGAGATCTTGCGGGCAACCCGATCAGAAATCCTTTAACAGGCTGTTGAAAAAGCCTCATTTGCTTCGTTCTCGTCGCTCGGCGATCCTCACGTACTTATGTGTACGCTCCGGTTGCCTCGCTTCTGCGGCCTAGCAACTGAAGCTTTTTGAACAGCCTGAAGAAAATGAGTTTTTCAACAAACTACGAGAGAAAGAGGTTAAAAAATGACTGAACAAAAGACGAAAAAAAGAGTGTTAATTGCCGACGACTCCAATTTCTTAAGGAATAGTTTAAAAAGTATTCTTGAAAAATTGCAATTTGAAGTGGTTGGGATGGTGGACAATGGTTTGACGGCCATTACCAAATATAAAGAATTAAAACCCGATGTTGTGATGATTGATATGATTATGCCTCAAATGGGAGGACTGGATTGCTTAAAACTTTTAAAAAAAATAGACCTAAATGCTGTTGCCGTGATGGTGAGTTCTGTCTCCACACAGGATACGGTAGTGTCTTGTCTGAAAGAGGGGGCCAAACATTATATTTTAAAACCGTTTGAGGAAAGCAAAGTCAAACAGGTCATGGAGTCCATTTTTAAATGATCTCTTTAACTTTCCTTCCTGCAAATTTCTATATTTTTTTCCTTAAGGCTTTCCCCGTTTAATGTCCTCCGCGTCACCGCCCTCAGAGGTTATAATATCGAGCATCGGTTTAAATTTAAACTGAATGCACCTTTCGATAATCCTCGTTTTTCGGTTCCTTTTTATAAGAATGTTTGGAGTGAATATTGATTTACCGGTCATGTAAAAATACGATATTTATTCTTGACATTATGGCGTGAATTGTTTAATCTAAATTGCATGAGAACTCAAAAAACAGTCAAACTCTTTTCTTCAATAAGTATTCCTGAAATGATCGAATTCATTCGGTCCTCTCTAAATCTTTCCCAGGAGGATTTAGCCCGTATACTAAATGTTTCGGTCCGAACCATTGTTCGCTGGGAGAAAGAAGGTGATCAGCCCCCCTCCCTGGAAAAGGAACGCCTTGAGATGATTCAGGAAGTAGTGGAAATTGCCAGAGACATCATGGATCCCGAAAATGTTCCTGGTTGGTTTTCAAGCCCCAAAGAGTCTTTTTCCGGTTTGCGACCTTTAGACCTTTTATCTACTTTTAGGGGTATAAAGAGGATGCAGGAATCCCTGGAAAGAATCCGGTGGGGAATCTTTTAAGCCTTGGCCAAAACAGGGCGTCTAGACCTTCTAGACAAAGTAAAGCCTAAAAAGTTATCCGCGAGAGTTTTTCGGATCATAGCCCGAGTCTACCAGCATCAACCTTTGTCGATGGAAGGGAGTATAACTTTTGGAGGCCGATATAATCCGTCCTATCAATTTGGAGCGCTTTATTTTGGATTGACACGGGAAATATGTTGGAAGGAAATAGAAAAGAAAAATGAAGGCCCTGTTAAAAGGACCCGCTTTAAACTTTTACCAGTCAGGGTCTCTTTACAGAAGGTATTGGATCTTACAGATTTTTCCATTCAAAAAATCTTAGCATTAAAAAACGAGGACTTAGTAAAACCCTTTGATTATGATCAAACACAAAAAATTGCAATCAGAGCGAGACAGATGGGCTATGAAGCTGTACTGGCCCACTCGTCAGCCGGAGAAGGCAAGATACTGGCAGTTTTTTAAGACCTCCTTCTTCAGGGATCGACTCTAAACATTGAAAAAAAGAAATAGTGACTCACTCAGTTTGCTACTGAAAAAATTCCGTTTTGTCCTTCCTTCCAGGAATCCACATATTTGCTCTTCTCAAAAAACAGTGCAGCTTACCAACGACTATCACTAATAATCAGGCTCTCGGTTTTTGAGGATTAGGTGGATTCTCGATAAAGACAATGAGTGCAGGGACTTGTTTCACAAACCCTGTCTCTCGGTATTTAATAACGGTATGACTCATTCCACCATACGACTTTGACAGGAGCCTCGAACCCGCGGGTTGTGAATGTCTTTGATTCTTCACTTTTTTTAAGTATAATTCCGCTTGATGTTGAAAATAACTTGTTCTTCTCTTCCTCTTCCTGTCATTTACAGGGATCATTCCTTTAAGAAGTAGCGAGTGAATGTTTAAGGCGATCTTAGGGCTTCCTTCCACAGTTTGGTTGTTGAGTTGGGTTAGTTTTCTAAATGATACGGCCGGTGAGCTGGTCTACTCCCTTCTCCCTCTTTACGTCACGTCGGTTTTAATGGCAGGCCCCAAAGTTCTGGGGCTGATCGAGGGAAGTGCCGAAGCGGCGGGGAGTCTCTTTAAATTGCTTTCAGGTATGCTGTCGGACAGGACCCGTTCCACCAAATCATGGGTGGTGGGAGGGTATTCCCTGGCCGCCATCTCCCGGCCGTTGCTCTCCTTTGCCCCTTCATGGCTGATGGTATTGGCGCTTCGATTGGGCGACCGATTGGGCAAGGGCTTGCGGAGTTCACCGCGCGACGCCCTTCTGGCTCTTTCGGTTCCTGTTCATCAGCGGGGTTTAGCTTTTGGATTTCATCGGGCCTTTGACAGCTTTGGAGCGGTCATTGGCCCATTATTAGCCTACTGGATGTTGTCCCGGCAAATGACGGTTAGAGAGATTTTCTTATGGGTTGCCGTGCCGGGGGGATTGACCGTGCTGTTGTCCCTCTTTATTCGAGAACCTCAACGGCAGGAAATTAAAACCCCTATCCCTTTTAACTGGAATTTCCATAGCTTTCCTCCACAATTTAAACGCTATTTGATGGTTCTGGCGTTGTTTACCCTCGGCAACGCTTCCAACACCTTTCTCCTTCTTCGGGCGAAGGACCTGGGATTGTCCAACGAACAGGTTCCTTTGATTTGGGCCCTGGTTTCACTTTCCGCCTCTCTTTTTTCTACTCCCTTGTCTGCCTTATCGGATAGAATCGGTCGAACCCGGCTGATTATTTTTGGGTGGAGCGTCTATGGTATTTTTTATTTGTTGCTTGGTTTTAACGGGAGACAGTTGTGGTCGCTCTGGGTTTTGTTTGCATTTTATGGATTATTTATGGCGGCCACTGAAGGGGTAGAAAAGGCGCTGGTTGCCGATCTTGCGCCCTCCACGCTGGTGGGGACGGCTTACGGCTGGTTTAACTTAACGACAGGCGTCATGCTCCTTCCCTCCTCACTCCTGTTCGGATGGCTCTGGCAGACCTGGACCCCTCAGCTTGCCTTTGGCGTTTCTGCAGGATGCGCGCTCCTTTCGGCCGTCTTACTGAAAATTTGGGTCATGAGATAAAATATGAAAATAGAATATCAACAAGTGAAGCAACCGGCTGCGCCGGTGCGGAACGTGGGGTTCGGGGGCATCGGAGCATCCGCCAGAGGCGGAGCGGACGGGTCCCTGAATATCAACAAGTGAAACAACCTCCTTTAATTGAAGCTCTCAAAAATCCTGCTGTTTACGATCATCCTGTTGAAAAAGTAGAATGGGTCGAAACCCATATTTCATGGGTATTTTTGACCGGAGCGTATGCCTATAAAATCAAGAAACCGGTTAACCTGGGCTTTGTCGATTTTTCTACCCTTGAAAAACGCCATATCTGCTGCCAGGAGGAACTGCGCCTCAACCGCAGGCTGGCTCCCTCGATTTACCTTGGTTTGATTAAAATTACCGGAAAAGAACATCATCCGGAGTTCAATGGAAACGGACCCATCCTTGAATATGCCGTAAAGATGACACAATTCGACCGGAATCAGGAGCTCGACCGGGTTCTGGAACGAGGCCTGCTTAAGCCAGAAGCCCTCGATGTTCTGGCAAAAGAGCTGGCGGCCTTTCATCAAGGGGCTGAAATAGCGGGACCAGAAAGCTTTTTCGGAACGCCGGAAGGGCTTGCTCAGCCGATGCGGGACAATTTCACGCGGATTCACGAAATGGTTCGAGACGCAAAGGAACTTGAACAAATTGAGAGGCTCCGCTCCTGGACCGAGTCGAAATTAGCCGCCCGCCGCGATGATTTTATTTCCCGGAGAAAATCGGGTTTTATTAGGGAATGTCATGGCGATCTTCATCTGGCCAACATGGTTTTAATTGACGGCCGCGTCGTCGTTTTCGACTGCCTGGAATTTAACGAGAATCTCAGATTTATTGACGTGATGAGCGATCTGGCGTTTCTTTTAATGGATCTCGATGATCGCGGCCACCCTGAGCTGGCACGCCGTTTCCTTAATACTTACCTGGAAGCCAGTGGAGATTATGCGGGCCTGAAGGTGTTGCGGACTTATCAGGTTTACCGGGCGATGGTTCGGGCAAAAGTGGCTTCGATCCGTTTAAGCCAGCAGGCTCTCGATTCCGGAGAGGAAAAACATCTTTGGGAAGAGCATCGGAGTTACATCGATCTTGCGGAAAAATATACCCGGCCAGATCCCGTCTCTCTCGTCATCACGCATGGCCCGTCCGGGGCCGGAAAAACGACCTTGACCCAGGGGCTTATTGAGAAACTGGATGCGGTTCGGATTCGAAGTGATGTTGAACGAAAACGACTGGCAGGTTTATCCCCCCTCGCTAAAACGACTGGAGAGGTTGGAGCCGGTATTTATGCTCCTGACCTGACCCGGAGACTTTACGATCAATTGGCCATTTTTGCATACGATCTTCTTAAAGCGGGTTATCCCGTACTTGTTGACGCGACCTTTTTAAGAAGAGCGTCACGTCAGATCTTTCATCATCTAGCCAGGCATTTGAGAGTGCCTTTTGTCATTCTGAATATTCATGCCTCTCCGAAAATATTACGGGAGCGAGTGGTCTTACGAAATAAAAAAGGCCTGGATGCCTCCGAGGCCGGTGTGACGGTCCTCGAACAGCAGTTGGCAACCGCGGAACCTTTGAGCCCGGAGGAAAGTTTCCATGCGGTAGAGATCGACGCGGATTCTCCCTTTGATCTTCCCGGAGTGATGGCAGATTTGAACCGTTTGATCAATAAGAGACCTTAGTTATTTACATTTGGAGGTGAAATTAAATTGGAGATTACCTTTTTAGGGGCTGCCAACACCGTAACCGGGTCTAAATATTTGGTGAGCGGCGGATCCAGGAAAATCCTGGTGGACTGCGGCCTTTTCCAGGGATTTAAGCAGTTACGATTAAGGAACCGGGCGCCCTTGCCGGTGAAACCGGAAGAAATTGACGCTGTCATTCTCACGCATGCTCATATTGACCATAGCGGTTATCTCCCTTTATTGGTAAAAAATGGCTTTTCAGGAAAGGTCTATTGCAGCCGGGGGACGAAGGATCTCTGTTCCATTCTTTTACCTGACAGCGGGTATTTGCAGGAAGAAGAGGCGGGATATATGAACGAACACAAATATTCAAAACATGCCACGGCGCTTCCTCTTTATACCCAGGAGGATGCCGAAAGATCCTTAAGACAATTTTCACCCTGTGAATTTGATCAGGAAGTTGACCTTGGCGGGGGTCTTCACTTTCGTCTTTTTCCGGCGGGGCATATTGTCGGTTCGTCACTTGTCCTATTAGAGGACGCGAAAACTTCTCTTTTGTTTTCCGGCGATCTTGGCCGTCTGAATGATTTAATCATGCAACCGCCAACGGTCATCCATAAGGCCGATTACCTGGTGATTGAATCAACGTATGGGGACCGCCTTCATGATCCGGCTGATCCGCGAATTGTTTTAGCCGAGATCATTAATCGGACGGTTCAGCGTGGTGGAATCATTTTAATTCCGGCTTTCGCGGTTGGCCGTGCGCAGGCGATCCTTTATTACGTTCATCTTCTCAAAAAAGAGAATGCCATTCCGGATATTCCGGTTTACCTCAACAGTCCGATGGCCATTGAAGCCACCGAGGTCTATCGTAACCATTACAGAGAGCACCGCTTAACGGCCGCGCAAAGCAGAGAAATGGGTTCTGTCGCGCATCTTGTTCATACTGCGGAGGAGTCAAAACGCCTGAACGCCAAACGAGACCCGATGATTTTGATTTCGGCAAGTGGCATGGCCACCGGCGGCCGCGTCCTTCATCACCTGAAAGCTTTTGCTCCGGATGAGAGAAATACGGTATTGTTTGTCGGATTTCAGGTGGGTGGAACACGCGGAGAAGCGATGATCAACGGCGCAAAATCAGTCAAGATTCATGGAAATTATATCCCTGTTCGCGCGGAAGTTGTTGCGCTCGATAATTTATCCGCCCACGCCGATTACAGTGAAATTCTGGCGTGGCTCCGCCATTTTGACGTCGCGCCCCGTGAAACCTTTATTACTCATGGAGAACCTGCGCCGGCAGATGCGTTGAGGCGTCGGATTAAGGAACAATTGGGTTGGCGCTGCCGCGTGGCGGACTACCTGGAAAAGGTGACGTTGACGTGAAAGAAAAAAAAGCTTTTTATTCGCTCCGTTTACGCCGGCTTGGAATTGATACCTATCAGGAGCCGGTTATCTACATGCGCCGGGATTGTCATGTCTGTCGATCCGAAGGTTTTGAAGCCCAATCGCGAATCCGCGTAGAAAACGGGAAACAATCGGTCCTCGCCACGTTGAACATTGTAACGACCGGTATTTTGTCACCCGGGGAGGCGGGTTTATCCGAAGCGGCCTGGCGCCTTCTCAAAGCCGAAGAAGGGGATGAAGTAACCGTTTCCCATCCGCCGCCGGTGGAATCTTTGAGTTATGTTAGAGGAAAGGTTTACGGAAAAAGGCTGAGTGAAACGGCAATGAGAGAGATCGTGGCTGACATCGCGGCTGGCCGTTATTCCGACGTCCATCTTTCGGCGTTTATTACGGCCTGTGCTGGAGGCCGCATGGATCTCCAGGAAATGGTCTCCTTGACTCAAGCGATGATTAATGCAGGCGACCAAATTCAATGGGATCGCTCACCGGTGATGGATAAACACTGCGTCGGAGGGCTCCCGGGCAATCGCACGACCCTCATCGTGGTTCCCATCATCGCGGCGTTTGGATTGATCATGCCTAAAACCTCTTCTCGCGCGATCACCTCTCCCGCTGGAACTGTGGACACGATGGAAACGCTGGCTCCGGTGAACCTGAAAATAGGCGCTATGCGGCGGGTGGTTGAGCGGGAAGGGGGGTGTATTGTATGGGGTGGAGCGGTCCGCTTGAGTCCGGCAGACGATATCCTGATCCGGGTAGAACGACCGTTGGATTTTGACAGCCCTGAACAGGTTGTTTCCTCGATTCTATCCAAAAAAGTGGCGGCAGGGTCGACCCATGTCGTCATTGACGTTCCTGTTGGAAAAACGGCCAAGGTCAGGGATCAGGAATCCGCGGAGACCCTTCGACGCCATTTGGAGGAGGTTGGCCGTTTTGTGGGTTTAAACGTTTGTGTGTTGATTACCGACGGGACCCAGCCTGTTGGCCGGGGAATTGGCCCCGCGTTGGAAGCGAGGGATGTTCTTGCGGTTTTACGTAGAGAAAAAAACGCGCCCCAGGATCTTCTCGAACGGTCGATTCTTCTGGCCGGCCAAATCCTCGAATTTTCTTCCCGGGTTAAAAAAGGAGAAGGCCGACACATGGCCAGGGCGATTTTAAGCGATGGACGGGCATGGCAAAAATTTCAAGCGATTTGTGAAGCCCAGGGGGGCATGCGGGAGCCAGCCCAGGCAACATATTCCCGTGAAATCACCGCGCGTTCTGCGGGAATCGTCGCCAGTATCGAAAACCGTCGACTGGCCAGGGTAGCCAAACTCTCCGGGGCTCCCACGGCCCCTTCGGCCGGAGTTGACCTCCATACTCCGGCAGGGACCCGGGTAGAAAAAGGTCAGCCGGTGTTTACGATTTATGCGGAAACGCCGGGAGAACTTGATTATGCGCTGGCCTATGTGGAAACACAGCCTGATATTGTGTATATTCAGGATATCGGACAACGGATTGG
The window above is part of the Nitrospirota bacterium genome. Proteins encoded here:
- a CDS encoding MBL fold metallo-hydrolase, whose protein sequence is MEITFLGAANTVTGSKYLVSGGSRKILVDCGLFQGFKQLRLRNRAPLPVKPEEIDAVILTHAHIDHSGYLPLLVKNGFSGKVYCSRGTKDLCSILLPDSGYLQEEEAGYMNEHKYSKHATALPLYTQEDAERSLRQFSPCEFDQEVDLGGGLHFRLFPAGHIVGSSLVLLEDAKTSLLFSGDLGRLNDLIMQPPTVIHKADYLVIESTYGDRLHDPADPRIVLAEIINRTVQRGGIILIPAFAVGRAQAILYYVHLLKKENAIPDIPVYLNSPMAIEATEVYRNHYREHRLTAAQSREMGSVAHLVHTAEESKRLNAKRDPMILISASGMATGGRVLHHLKAFAPDERNTVLFVGFQVGGTRGEAMINGAKSVKIHGNYIPVRAEVVALDNLSAHADYSEILAWLRHFDVAPRETFITHGEPAPADALRRRIKEQLGWRCRVADYLEKVTLT
- a CDS encoding thymidine phosphorylase family protein, whose product is MKEKKAFYSLRLRRLGIDTYQEPVIYMRRDCHVCRSEGFEAQSRIRVENGKQSVLATLNIVTTGILSPGEAGLSEAAWRLLKAEEGDEVTVSHPPPVESLSYVRGKVYGKRLSETAMREIVADIAAGRYSDVHLSAFITACAGGRMDLQEMVSLTQAMINAGDQIQWDRSPVMDKHCVGGLPGNRTTLIVVPIIAAFGLIMPKTSSRAITSPAGTVDTMETLAPVNLKIGAMRRVVEREGGCIVWGGAVRLSPADDILIRVERPLDFDSPEQVVSSILSKKVAAGSTHVVIDVPVGKTAKVRDQESAETLRRHLEEVGRFVGLNVCVLITDGTQPVGRGIGPALEARDVLAVLRREKNAPQDLLERSILLAGQILEFSSRVKKGEGRHMARAILSDGRAWQKFQAICEAQGGMREPAQATYSREITARSAGIVASIENRRLARVAKLSGAPTAPSAGVDLHTPAGTRVEKGQPVFTIYAETPGELDYALAYVETQPDIVYIQDIGQRIGQ
- a CDS encoding AAA family ATPase encodes the protein MRAPFGRLTENLGHEIKYENRISTSEATGCAGAERGVRGHRSIRQRRSGRVPEYQQVKQPPLIEALKNPAVYDHPVEKVEWVETHISWVFLTGAYAYKIKKPVNLGFVDFSTLEKRHICCQEELRLNRRLAPSIYLGLIKITGKEHHPEFNGNGPILEYAVKMTQFDRNQELDRVLERGLLKPEALDVLAKELAAFHQGAEIAGPESFFGTPEGLAQPMRDNFTRIHEMVRDAKELEQIERLRSWTESKLAARRDDFISRRKSGFIRECHGDLHLANMVLIDGRVVVFDCLEFNENLRFIDVMSDLAFLLMDLDDRGHPELARRFLNTYLEASGDYAGLKVLRTYQVYRAMVRAKVASIRLSQQALDSGEEKHLWEEHRSYIDLAEKYTRPDPVSLVITHGPSGAGKTTLTQGLIEKLDAVRIRSDVERKRLAGLSPLAKTTGEVGAGIYAPDLTRRLYDQLAIFAYDLLKAGYPVLVDATFLRRASRQIFHHLARHLRVPFVILNIHASPKILRERVVLRNKKGLDASEAGVTVLEQQLATAEPLSPEESFHAVEIDADSPFDLPGVMADLNRLINKRP
- a CDS encoding response regulator, which gives rise to MTEQKTKKRVLIADDSNFLRNSLKSILEKLQFEVVGMVDNGLTAITKYKELKPDVVMIDMIMPQMGGLDCLKLLKKIDLNAVAVMVSSVSTQDTVVSCLKEGAKHYILKPFEESKVKQVMESIFK
- a CDS encoding RES family NAD+ phosphorylase yields the protein MSMEGSITFGGRYNPSYQFGALYFGLTREICWKEIEKKNEGPVKRTRFKLLPVRVSLQKVLDLTDFSIQKILALKNEDLVKPFDYDQTQKIAIRARQMGYEAVLAHSSAGEGKILAVF
- a CDS encoding MFS transporter, with the translated sequence MFKAILGLPSTVWLLSWVSFLNDTAGELVYSLLPLYVTSVLMAGPKVLGLIEGSAEAAGSLFKLLSGMLSDRTRSTKSWVVGGYSLAAISRPLLSFAPSWLMVLALRLGDRLGKGLRSSPRDALLALSVPVHQRGLAFGFHRAFDSFGAVIGPLLAYWMLSRQMTVREIFLWVAVPGGLTVLLSLFIREPQRQEIKTPIPFNWNFHSFPPQFKRYLMVLALFTLGNASNTFLLLRAKDLGLSNEQVPLIWALVSLSASLFSTPLSALSDRIGRTRLIIFGWSVYGIFYLLLGFNGRQLWSLWVLFAFYGLFMAATEGVEKALVADLAPSTLVGTAYGWFNLTTGVMLLPSSLLFGWLWQTWTPQLAFGVSAGCALLSAVLLKIWVMR
- the tadA gene encoding Flp pilus assembly complex ATPase component TadA, giving the protein MSVVRAVEKKIGNILRDKNLISEADLNHALEEQAKKGDKTKPIGSFLVELGYVSERNVAEALGVQFNMAVMDLQDVNISKELIKIIPETVARRFLLLPLFLIEKELTLAIADPTHLDIINALGIEKRYKIQSVLALRSQLQKFIELNYTDGTESLGNQIVSPEDGLNEGGAGYVERLKKAGKETSIIKIVDKILCEAVEEGASDIHIEPAESKLMVRFRVDGILREQASFIMNLHPAITSRIKILSNLDISERSKPQDGRINFIHQKKEIDLRVSLLPTQYGEKVVLRILDKTNIQLKLADLGFLEDNYKRLSKVIFQPHGMVLVTGPTGSGKSTTLYAALNTIRSIEKNIITVEDPVEYQLPLINQVQVNLKKDLTFPTALRAILRQDPDIIMIGEIRDTVTGKIATESALTGHLVLSTLHTNDAISSVTRLVDMGIESFLLGSSLLGVVAQRLVRKICQECKEAYTPKPVELDRLELGDLSNSGVTFFKGKGCQKCKNNGYKGRTGIHEVLLVDETLREMIIERASSEKMRQTALKNGFTDMRFDGLKKIFSGVTTTEEILRATRSEIL
- a CDS encoding DUF2384 domain-containing protein translates to MIEFIRSSLNLSQEDLARILNVSVRTIVRWEKEGDQPPSLEKERLEMIQEVVEIARDIMDPENVPGWFSSPKESFSGLRPLDLLSTFRGIKRMQESLERIRWGIF